In Macaca fascicularis isolate 582-1 chromosome X, T2T-MFA8v1.1, one DNA window encodes the following:
- the CENPVL3 gene encoding centromere protein V-like protein 3, which yields MGRVRNRATAQRRRRKRPGDPPAGCAAIAVMGASRAQCPRVQVGVGSHAAAKRWLGRLRRKRRWRRVREAGPRNPLPSTPLPDPPAPAESPEELDLGAQRERWETFRKLRGLSCEGAAKVLLDTFEYPGLVHHTGGCHCGAVRFAVWAPADLRVVDCSCRLCRKKQHRHFLVPASRFTLLQGADSIITYRSNTHPALHSFCSRCGVQSFHAAVSDPRVYGVAPHCLDEGTVRSVVIEEVGGGDPGEKAAEEPKAIHKTSSQSAPACPREQEQ from the coding sequence ATGGGCAGAGTGCGGAACCGGGCCACTGCTCAGCGGCGGAGGCGAAAGCGGCCCGGGGATCCTCCCGCCGGCTGCGCGGCCATCGCGGTCATGGGCGCCAGCCGCGCGCAGTGCCCCCGGGTCCAAGTCGGGGTCGGGAGCCACGCGGCGGCCAAGAGGTGGCTGGGAAGGTTGCGGCGGAAGCGCCGCTGGCGGCGGGTCCGGGAGGCGGGCCCCAGAAACCCGCTGCCCTCCACGCCACTCCCGGACCCTCCGGCGCCCGCCGAGTCCCCTGAGGAGCTGGACCTGGGCGCACAGCGGGAGCGCTGGGAGACGTTCAGGAAGCTGCGGGGCCTCAGCTGCGAGGGCGCCGCCAAGGTCCTGCTGGACACCTTCGAGTACCCGGGCCTCGTGCATCACACCGGGGGCTGCCACTGCGGCGCGGTCCGCTTTGCGGTCTGGGCCCCGGCAGATCTGCGCGTGGTGGATTGCagctgcaggctgtgcaggaagaaGCAGCACCGCCACTTCCTCGTCCCGGCCTCGCGCTTCACGCTGCTCCAGGGCGCGGACAGCATCATCACCTATCGGTCCAACACGCACCCGGCGCTGCACAGCTTCTGCAGCAGGTGCGGGGTGCAGAGTTTCCACGCAGCTGTCTCCGACCCCCGCGTGTACGGCGTCGCCCCGCACTGCCTGGACGAGGGCACCGTGCGCAGCGTGGTCATCGAGGAGGTCGGCGGTGGCGACCCGGGAGAGAAGGCCGCCGAGGAGCCCAAGGCCATCCACAAGACGTCCTCCCAGTCAGCCCCTGCGTGTCCCCGCGAACAGGAGCAGTGA